The Populus alba chromosome 4, ASM523922v2, whole genome shotgun sequence genome contains a region encoding:
- the LOC118058583 gene encoding G-type lectin S-receptor-like serine/threonine-protein kinase B120: MISKSINPVLVFLLSVSYSLLFLAPFCHTAINTLTIGQSLKDGESLISVDENFELGFFSPGNSSLRYVGIRYYKIKDQAVIWVANREKPISGSNGVLRIAEDGNLLVTDGNGSLVWSSNASVVSSNTAAMLDVTGNLILSSNDTIGDTDKAYWQSFNNPTDTYLPPMKVLVSTAEIHVFTSWKSANDPSPGNFTMGVDPRGTPQIVVWEGSRRRWRSGHWNGIIFSGVPYMKAFTTYQYGFKFSHESDGNVYLTYNPSDNSEFLRFQITWNGFEETKKWNESTKTWQVLQSQPSEDCENYNYCGNFGACTPSGSPKCRCMEGFEPRHPDQWRLGNWSGGCGRRSPLQCQRNTSSGGEDGFKTVRCTKLPDFADVESISLDACRETCLNNCSCKAYAHVSEIQCMMWNGDLIDVQRSVEGGDTLYLRLADSELGHSRMPTYVIILIVLAGLAFLAISIWVLWMLKKRLKAATSACTSSKCEFPVYDLSKGKEFATDASGSADLVIEVCQVNGSDFPLLSFNCVAAATDNFSEENKLGQGGFGLVYKGKLPGGEEIAVKRLSNISVQGLLEFKNEIILIAKLQHRNLVRLLGCSIQGDEKMLIYEYMPNKSLDYFLFDPEKQALLDWSKRFAIIEGIARGLLYLHRDSRLRIIHRDLKASNILLDEEMNPKISDFGMARIFGGNQSEINTNRVVGTYGYMAPEYAMEGLFSVKSDVYSFGVLLLEIVSGRRNTSFRRTDRMILIAYAWDLWNEGKAMEIVDPSIQDSCDENEVLRCIQIGMLCVQDSALQRPSMASVVVMLESCTTDIPLPRQPTFTSVRASIDPEISLEVHEVALST; this comes from the exons ATGATCAGCAAGAGCATAAACCcagttcttgtttttctcttgtcTGTCTCTTATTCCTTGTTGTTTCTAGCTCCCTTTTGCCACACTGCCATTAATACACTCACAATAGGCCAATCACTAAAAGATGGTGAGTCCTTGATAtcagttgatgagaactttgaactGGGATTCTTTAGCCCTGGAAATTCTAGTTTGAGATATGTTGGTATAAGGTATTACAAGATTAAGGATCAGGCTGTCATCTGGGTTGCTAATAGAGAAAAACCAATCTCCGGTAGCAATGGAGTCTTGAGGATAGCTGAAGATGGGAATTTGTTGGTTACAGATGGAAATGGAAGTCTAGTTTGGTCAAGTAATGCTTCAGTAGTTTCTAGTAACACAGCAGCGATGCTTGATGTAACAGGTAATCTAATTCTCTCGAGCAATGATACTATTGGCGACACAGATAAAGCCTATTGGCAAAGCTTCAATAATCCAACCGATACCTATTTGCCACCCATGAAAGTTCTTGTAAGTACTGCAGAGATTCATGTCTTCACTTCATGGAAATCTGCAAATGATCCTTCACCAGGAAATTTCACCATGGGAGTTGATCCTCGCGGAACACCGCAGATAGTTGTTTGGGAGGGATCGAGGAGAAGGTGGAGAAGCGGGCACTGGAATGGAATAATATTCTCAGGTGTTCCGTATATGAAAGCTTTTACCACTTACCAATATGGATTTAAGTTTTCTCATGAAAGCGATGGAAACGTTTATCTTACATACAATCCATCAGATAATTCTGAATTCTTGAGGTTTCAGATAACTTGGAATGGATTTGAAGAGACGAAAAAGTGGAATGAAAGTACAAAGACGTGGCAAGTACTGCAATCACAACCTTCTGAAGATTGTGAGAACTACAATTACTGTGGCAATTTTGGAGCCTGTACTCCGTCAGGATCTCCCAAATGCAGATGCATGGAAGGGTTTGAGCCAAGGCATCCAGATCAGTGGAGACTAGGAAATTGGTCAGGCGGATGTGGAAGAAGATCTCCTTTACAGTGCCAGAGGAACACTAGTAGTGGTGGAGAAGATGGGTTCAAAACAGTAAGGTGCACGAAGTTGCCTGATTTTGCAGATGTGGAGTCGATCTCCTTGGATGCTTGCAGAGAAACGTGTCTAAACAACTGTTCATGTAAGGCATATGCGCACGTCAGTGAGATTCAATGCATGATGTGGAATGGAGACTTGATTGATGTGCAGCGTTCTGTCGAAGGTGGGGACACACTGTACTTGCGTCTCGCAGATTCTGAATTAG GTCACAGCAGGATGCCTACGTATGTGATAATACTAATAGTTTTGGCTGGACTGGCCTTCCTAGCCATATCTATATGGGTTCTGTGGATGCTCAAAAAAAGACTCAAAG CGGCTACCTCAGCTTGCACGTCGTCAAAATGCGAATTCCCAGTTTATGATCTGAGCAAAGGTAAAGAGTTCGCAACCGATGCTTCTGGATCTGCCGACCTTGTTATAGAAGTGTGCCAAGTAAATGGTTCAGATTTTCCACTGTTGAGTTTCAACTGTGTAGCAGCTGCAACAGACAATTTTTCTGAAGAAAACAAGCTTGGACAGGGAGGATTTGGCCTCGTCTACAAG GGAAAGCTTCCTGGAGGAGAGGAAATAGCTGTAAAGAGGCTTTCAAATATCTCTGTCCAAGGCTTACTGGAATTCAAGAATGAAATTATTCTGATTGCCAAATTGCAGCACAGAAATCTTGTTCGGTTATTAGGATGCAGCATTCAGGGTGATGAGAAGATGCTGATTTATGAATATATGCCAAATAAAAGCCTGGATTACTTCCTTTTTG ATCCTGAGAAGCAAGCTCTACTAGACTGGAGTAAACGTTTCGCAATTATTGAGGGGATTGCCAGAGGTCTTCTTTATCTCCATAGGGATTCAAGACTAAGAATCATTCATCGGGACCTAAAGGCCAGTAACATTTTGTTGGATGAAGAAATGAACCCAAAGATTTCCGACTTCGGCATGGCCAGAATATTTGGGGGAAACCAAAGTGAAATAAACACAAACCGAGTTGTTGGAACATA TGGTTATATGGCACCTGAATATGCAATGGAAGGCCTATTTTCAGTGAAGTCTGATGTTTATAGCTTTGGAGTACTACTCCTAGAGATTGTGAGTGGCCGGAGGAATACTAGCTTCCGTCGAACAGATCGCATGATCCTCATTGCTTAT GCATGGGACCTTTGGAATGAAGGTAAAGCAATGGAGATAGTTGATCCTTCCATCCAAGATTCATGTGATGAAAACGAAGTGCTGAGATGCATACAAATCGGAATGTTGTGTGTGCAAGATTCTGCACTTCAGAGACCAAGCATGGCATCAGTTGTGGTTATGCTGGAGAGCTGCACAACAGACATTCCATTGCCTAGGCAACCCACTTTCACTTCTGTCAGGGCCTCTATAGACCCTGAAATTTCTCTGGAAGTGCATGAAGTAGCATTGTCAACCTAA